From the Desulfovibrio sp. JC010 genome, one window contains:
- a CDS encoding metal ABC transporter ATP-binding protein gives MNTMLETKYGPSISFNDVSLTLGNTEILKKLNFEIYSGALHCIIGPNGGGKTSLLRSLLGQMPHSGAIHIDWQENRTIGYVPQTLNYDTTLPVTVENFMSMTCQSRPAFMNPAAKDRETINSALERVNMAEKSKRIFGQLSGGERQRVLLAQALLPDPALLILDEPTTGLDKAGAAIMRGLLQELKAKGVTILIIHHDLMEVKEIGDCVTCINREVLFSGCPTEELSAERILNIFSSARQAA, from the coding sequence ATGAATACCATGCTTGAAACTAAATACGGCCCGTCCATCAGCTTTAATGACGTAAGCCTTACCTTGGGCAACACGGAGATTCTTAAAAAACTCAATTTTGAAATTTACTCCGGGGCCCTGCACTGCATCATCGGTCCCAACGGCGGCGGCAAAACATCCCTGCTGCGCTCCCTGCTGGGGCAGATGCCCCATTCCGGGGCCATCCACATTGACTGGCAGGAGAATCGGACCATCGGCTATGTGCCCCAGACTCTCAATTACGACACCACCCTGCCCGTCACCGTGGAAAATTTCATGTCCATGACCTGCCAGAGCAGACCCGCGTTCATGAATCCTGCCGCTAAGGATCGTGAAACAATTAACTCCGCCCTTGAACGGGTCAATATGGCCGAAAAATCCAAGCGCATTTTCGGGCAGCTTTCCGGGGGGGAAAGACAGCGTGTGCTGCTGGCTCAAGCCCTGCTTCCCGACCCTGCCCTGCTCATCCTAGATGAACCCACCACCGGGCTGGACAAGGCCGGGGCGGCCATCATGCGCGGGTTGCTGCAAGAGCTCAAAGCCAAAGGAGTAACCATCCTGATCATCCACCACGATCTCATGGAGGTGAAAGAAATCGGCGATTGCGTAACCTGCATCAACCGCGAGGTGCTTTTCTCCGGCTGCCCCACGGAAGAACTCAGTGCCGAGCGCATCCTGAATATCTTCAGCTCCGCAAGGCAGGCAGCATAA
- a CDS encoding DUF6162 family protein, with protein MNKPPRQLVSPSGKGKETMYVLLAALLVGITCATLIFINQKQSQVADLANFQIRAFSDLNDKELAVFNGLYTAAVEINEIHNEGEEWLTVPQLEEEFMPPFTRDASWKKSGRFSWNRELRPAGSMDIALYTGHPGQGESTGSFILLFLHDHKKKQGSARTGPRHAPYEIWYHTSANKPAPQVATDQGFIAAGWKEVIAYSGEDEVKRIKG; from the coding sequence ATGAATAAACCACCCCGGCAACTGGTTTCACCTTCAGGTAAAGGCAAGGAGACCATGTATGTCCTGCTCGCTGCCCTGCTGGTAGGCATAACCTGCGCCACGCTGATTTTTATCAATCAAAAGCAGTCACAAGTCGCTGATCTGGCAAACTTCCAGATCAGGGCCTTCTCTGATCTCAATGATAAAGAACTGGCCGTATTCAACGGATTGTACACTGCTGCGGTTGAAATCAATGAAATCCACAATGAAGGAGAGGAATGGCTCACCGTGCCGCAGCTTGAAGAAGAATTCATGCCGCCTTTTACCAGAGACGCTTCGTGGAAAAAAAGCGGACGCTTCAGCTGGAACAGGGAACTGCGTCCGGCAGGCTCCATGGATATCGCACTATATACCGGACATCCGGGCCAAGGCGAATCAACAGGTTCATTTATCCTGCTTTTCCTCCACGACCACAAAAAGAAACAGGGCAGTGCCAGAACCGGACCGCGCCATGCCCCTTATGAAATCTGGTACCACACTTCCGCAAACAAACCTGCCCCGCAGGTCGCTACCGATCAGGGATTTATCGCCGCAGGCTGGAAAGAAGTCATCGCCTACAGCGGAGAAGATGAAGTTAAAAGGATAAAAGGTTAA
- a CDS encoding metal ABC transporter permease codes for MELIYDLIRTPLMEMGRSGTLPDYFQYAFVINALICSLLAGPILGGIGTMVVAKRLAFFSQAVGQAALTGVALGIVLGEPYTAPYVSLFGFCILFGLLMNYTRNRTRMSSDTVIGVFLSISLAVGACVLLYVTGKVNMHVLDNILFGSILTVNNTDINVLAIICLLCVAVCLPMFNKILLASFNPSLAHVRGINVKLVDYMFILIITVITVAALKIVGAVLVEALFIIPAAAARNISKSMRGFFFYSMFFATLSCLLGVIIPMQYEIPVPSGGAIIIVAAVFFALTSLLRATLPAFREAAV; via the coding sequence ATGGAACTCATCTACGATCTTATCAGAACCCCGCTCATGGAAATGGGCAGAAGCGGCACCCTGCCCGACTACTTCCAGTACGCTTTCGTCATCAACGCCCTGATCTGCTCCCTGCTGGCCGGGCCCATCCTCGGCGGAATCGGAACCATGGTGGTTGCCAAACGGCTTGCTTTTTTCTCGCAGGCAGTGGGACAGGCCGCACTCACCGGTGTGGCTCTCGGCATTGTCCTCGGCGAACCGTACACCGCGCCCTACGTATCCCTATTCGGTTTCTGCATCCTTTTCGGGCTGCTCATGAACTACACCCGCAACCGGACCCGTATGTCCTCGGACACGGTAATCGGGGTATTTCTATCCATATCCTTGGCCGTGGGTGCCTGCGTGCTGCTCTACGTAACCGGGAAGGTCAACATGCATGTGCTGGACAACATCCTTTTCGGGTCCATCCTGACCGTGAACAACACCGACATCAACGTGCTGGCTATCATCTGCCTGCTCTGCGTGGCTGTCTGCCTGCCCATGTTCAACAAAATCCTGCTGGCCAGTTTCAACCCCAGCCTTGCCCATGTACGCGGTATCAATGTGAAGCTGGTGGATTACATGTTCATCCTCATCATCACAGTAATTACCGTGGCGGCACTGAAAATCGTCGGTGCGGTGCTGGTGGAGGCGTTGTTCATCATCCCGGCAGCGGCTGCGCGCAACATCAGCAAATCCATGCGCGGATTTTTCTTTTACAGCATGTTCTTTGCCACACTGAGTTGCCTGCTTGGGGTAATCATTCCCATGCAGTACGAAATACCCGTGCCTTCCGGCGGGGCGATTATTATTGTTGCTGCTGTATTTTTTGCACTGACTTCGCTATTGCGTGCAACTTTGCCCGCTTTCAGGGAAGCCGCTGTTTAG
- a CDS encoding metal ABC transporter solute-binding protein, Zn/Mn family — protein MSRIKIFILAALLVISVAAQGYAQEQDRTEGHKLVIGTTLHPYYSFVSNIVKDRAVVQPLIGEGFNPHNYRPQPEDIKRVMNLDVLVVNGIGHDEFAMEILAAARMKGKIPVIFANKDVSLIPVAGNIDDLKIVNPHTFISVTTSIQQIYTIAAELAEIDPDNAKYYKKNARKYVRKLRKLKAKYMQRIADLPDVEFRCATIHGGYDYLLQDFGLQVTAVIEPNHGLKPTANQLAKTIKKIKALKVDVIFTEMHFPDKYVDTIHEETGIRIRHLSHLTGGSYAADDFEKGIENNMKALTDALIEAHEIKAGE, from the coding sequence ATGTCACGCATAAAAATTTTCATACTGGCCGCACTGCTGGTTATATCTGTTGCCGCACAGGGCTACGCTCAAGAGCAGGACCGCACTGAAGGTCACAAACTGGTCATCGGCACCACTCTGCACCCCTACTACAGCTTTGTAAGCAACATCGTAAAGGACCGGGCTGTTGTGCAACCTCTTATCGGTGAAGGATTCAACCCGCACAACTACCGTCCCCAGCCGGAAGACATCAAACGGGTAATGAATCTGGACGTACTGGTGGTCAACGGCATCGGTCATGATGAATTTGCCATGGAAATCCTCGCAGCGGCCCGGATGAAAGGTAAAATCCCGGTCATCTTTGCCAACAAGGATGTCTCGCTCATCCCGGTGGCCGGGAACATTGACGACCTTAAAATCGTCAACCCCCATACTTTTATATCGGTGACCACCTCCATCCAGCAGATATACACCATTGCTGCCGAGCTGGCTGAGATAGACCCGGACAACGCTAAATATTATAAAAAGAATGCGCGTAAATACGTGCGTAAGCTGCGCAAACTCAAAGCAAAATATATGCAGCGCATTGCAGATCTGCCGGATGTGGAATTCCGCTGCGCCACCATCCACGGCGGTTATGACTATCTGCTGCAGGATTTCGGCCTTCAGGTCACCGCAGTAATCGAACCCAACCACGGACTCAAGCCCACTGCCAACCAGCTCGCCAAGACCATCAAGAAAATCAAGGCCCTCAAGGTGGATGTCATTTTCACTGAAATGCATTTCCCGGACAAATACGTGGACACTATCCATGAAGAAACCGGAATCCGCATCCGCCATCTTTCCCACCTCACCGGAGGCTCATACGCTGCTGATGATTTTGAAAAGGGTATTGAGAACAATATGAAAGCCCTGACCGATGCCCTCATCGAAGCCCATGAAATCAAGGCAGGGGAATAA